The genomic interval CATTGATAAGCAATACTGAAATTCTGTTTCCCTTGTGTAACTGTTCTGCCTTTTACATGGATAGTATATGTTCCTGCAGGTACATTAGTTAAACTTACCTGTTGTACCGTATTCAGATTGTCTATTCCTCTTTTCGCAGGCAGCAATAAAGAATCTGCACTAGGATAGGTATTCAGTATCCAGGGAAGAATTACCGTTCCTGCTGGCGATTCCACAGACAGATCCAGGTGATTGACAATACTCTGCACACTGTTAACTGGTGCAGCCGGGTCGAGCCAGGCCAGGGTAACTTTCAGCTCCTGCTGGTCGGTTGCGACTTGCAGCGGAAATGTAAAGTCCTGCTGATCGCTAACTACTCCCGTTTGAAAGCGCTTGTCTATAATAGTCTGAATAGCCTGTAGTGTATTTAATTTCCCAAATCCTGTGGCAAAATCTACCTGCGGTGTTCCGATATCATCTGCTGAGTTAACCAGGATACTTTTTACAGTAGCAGCAGAGGGTTGTTTTCCATACAGGCTTTTGTATTCTTGCTGAAAAAGAGCAACTGACCCTGAAGTTAACGCTGCTGCGCCAGAGGTCCCGTCCTGTCCTAATGCAACCAGTTCTGGTTTTACCCGGCCGTCATAGGCAGGACCTTTACTGCTTTGGCTTTCTGAGATGTTTTCCTGATTTATACCCCCTATAACTAATACATTCTTTGCGGTCTTAAAATTTCCTGTTAACTGTGCTGTATTCGGAATGTTTTTATAAATACCATCCACTGCCGTGATCAAGCCCGAGTTTCCAGCCGAAAATACATGGACTATTGTATCCGCTTCAAATACTTGCTGGTCATAAGCGACTGCTTGCATCCCATAAAAGTTATCTATACCCACGCCATAAGAGTGGTTTTGTACATTTACTTTATATTGATTTAATTCTTTGAGATCATCAGGCATTAAATCATTGTTGTTTTTTCTATAGTCCGAAGCAGTTAAAGAGGCAAAAGGGGCAGCTCCGAGGCCGCGGATAAAAGTATTTCCCCTTCCAACGGCAAGTGTAGCCATTTGTGTAGCATGATCATCTACTACAGGTGCTGTTGAGGGGGCAGCGACAACATTTCCTGCCAGGTCTATATCTTCTTTAACGAACATTTGTTCTTTAATAGAAAGCGTAATTCCTTTTCCGTCAATAGCAGGATAGCGCAGGTGTACTGCCGAAATTTCATTGCCGGAAAGATCCATGTCATTAATCACTGTTTCATCTTTTGCAGTCTGATAGATATCAGCAAAGAGGACTTCTTCCAATTGTAAGAGCTGCATCAGCTCACTCATTTGTATGCCGGCAGTAATAACATGGTTCTTTTGATCAAAGGTGTAAGATTTTAAGGCTTGTAACGGAGCTGGTAAAGTTAGTGCTTGTGGATTTATCGAGATTCTTACTGTAAATTGCTTATTTTGAGTTGAATATTGCTCGTATTGACGCGCTAGTTTGTCGCTGGCTTTCCATAAAGAGTTTGCTTTGGTCTGAGAAATGATCAGAGAACTGAATTTTGCAGCTATATTTTCCGTAATAATTAAATGATTCAACGAAAAACTGCGCAATGGTTTTAGTTCCTGTATTTCGGCCGCTGTGAGTGGCCGCGACAGTTCAACTAATAAAAGATTTTTACCATTTATCTTTGAATCCACGACAGTAGAGCTGTATTTGTGAAATATCTCTTTTTTTTCTGCAACCGATAATCTTTGTGCTTTTGCAGCAGTGTTGCAAGCGATAATTATAATTAAAGCATATTTTATTTTGAAATTCACAGTAATTTGAAATTAAAAATTTGTTAATGGTTAAAATTATATATAATTTTAGATTAACCTATTAGTTCACAAACAATCTACCTAAAAAACTAACCTAATGAAAAAATTTAACTTAATGTCGCTTGCCGTTGCCGGCATGCTAACACTCTGCGTTTTCGGATGTCAGAAAAAAGAAGCTGCTACTACAGCTGATACTAAACAAGATGAAATTTCAGCAACTGTTAAATCACAGATCTCCAGTCTTGGTTTCAGTACTGAAAATGCAAGAAAAGTAGAAGGCGGTTACCTTGTAGAAGGTGATATCCTTTTAAGCGAAGCTAATCTTACTGAAAAAGCTGAATCCACTCACTTAAGCGTTGCCTCTACAGAACAGTACAGAACTACAAATCTTGTAAAAGCATTGCCAAGAGTAATTACTATTTCTGTTACTAACCTGCCTACAGTTTACAGTAATGCAGTGAATGCAATGATCACCAGATACAATAACCTTGGTTTACGTTTTACTTTCCAACGTGCAGCTGCAGGAACTACTGGTCAGATTAATGTTGTAGGATTTAATGAAGGCCCTTCTGGTGGTTTTATCACTTTAGGCTCTTCTGGTTTCCCAACTGCTTCAGGTAATCCATACAGCGAAATTAAAATGAACACTAATGCTGCCGCTTATGGCGCTAATCCTAACCTTTTATATCTGACTTCAGTTTTACAACATGAAGTTGGACATTGCATCGGTTTCCGTCATACTGACTATTCTAACAGAGCCTATAGCTGTGGTGGAACTGCAGTTAACGAAGGCGCAAGTGGTGTTGGTGCAATTCTGATCCCTGGAACTCCTTCAGGACCAGATGCAGCATCATTCATGTTAGCTTGCTCAAACGGCGGTGACAGAACCTTTAATGCGAATGATATCAAAGCAATCAACTATTTATATAAATAAAATACCTAACCATTAGATATTTTGTGAATTAGAGGCTCTAAGCCCGGCAATATTTATTGCCGGGCTTAGCTTTTTAAGGTTATTTTGGAATTTATCCCGCCCAGTTATCCCGGTCCAGGCTGCGGAAATGAATGGCTTCAGCTAAATGTTCCAATTCTATGTTTTTAGTACCTGCCAGGTCAGCAATCGTTCTTGAAACCTTTAAGATCCTGTCATAGGCACGCGCTGATAAACCAAGTTTCTCCATCGCTTTCCTGACCAGGTCCAGTCCCTGTTCATTAATCTTGCAGAGTTTCCTAACCTGAGCAGGACTCATTTGTGCATTGTAGTGCAGCCCGGCATGTGCCGTAAAGCGGATTTCCTGTTTTAATCTTGCATTGATTACCCTTTTTCTGATGACCACACTTTTTTCCGAAGGATCTAAAGAAGCCAATTCATTAAAATGGACAGGAGTGACCTCCACATGTAAATCAATTCTATCCATTAGCGGGCCTGAGATTTTACTCAAATACTTCTGTATAATCCACGGAGAACAGCTGCATTCCTTGTCAGGATGGTTATAAAATCCACATGGACATGGATTCATCGCAGCAATGAGCATAAAACTTGCCGGATATTCTACACTCAAACGCGCTCTTGATATCGTGACTTTCCTGTCTTCCAGCGGCTGCCGCATTACCTCCAGTACCGACCGCTTAAATTCAGGCAGTTCATCCAGGAATAAAACACCATTATGGGCCATGGAGATTTCCCCGGGCTGCGGATTAGCCCCTCCGCCAACTAAAGCTACATCAGAAATGCTATGATGCGGGTTCCGGAATGGTCTTTCTGTCATTAATGAAGTCGCCGCATTCAGTTTCCCGCTTACAGAGTAAACTTTGGTTGTTTCCAGTGCCTCCTGCATACTTAAAGGAGGTAAAATAGTGGGTAAACGTTTGGCCAGCATCGTTTTTCCAGCTCCGGGCGGACCAATCAGGATCACATTATGTCCGCCTGCGGCAGCAATTTCCAAAGCTCTTTTAATACTTTCCTGACCTTTCACATCAGAAAAATCCTGTTCATACAAGCTCACATTTTTTAAGAACTCACTTTTCGCATCTACCAGAACAGGTTGAAAAATAGCCGTTGCGTTAAAAAAAGCAACCAGGTCTTTTAAATGATGCATCCCATAAACCAGCAAATTATCAACAACAGCAGCTTCCCTTGAATTCTCAGCAGGTAAAATAAATCCTTGAAATCCTGCTTCTGCTGCCTGAATAGCAATAGGTAATGCTCCTTTTACAGGCTGTATACCTCCATCCAGAGAAAGTTCTCCGGCAATAACAACCTTAGCCACCCTTTCGCCCGCTAATTGTCCTGAAGCTGCTAAAATGCCTATTGCAATCGGCAGATCGTAGGAGGTGCCTTCTTTTCGGATATCAGCAGGTGATAAATTGACCACGATCTTTTGTCTGGGCATCTTAAAACCAGAAGCCTGAATTGCACTTTCTATTCTTTTAAGGCTTTCTTTGACTGCATTATCAGGTAATCCGACAATATGATATTTATTTCCGCTGCTGATACTGACTTCAATAGTGATGGTTAAAGCATTAACGCCAAAGACTGCGCTGCCATAAGTTTTAATGAGCATATTGATTTACGAATTAGCACGTAAATTTAATTCCATATTAAACCTTATAGGTTAAAAAAATTACGGACATAAAAAAAACCGGATTGAGAGCCCGGTTTTTTAAAGATCAGCAAAGAATGATTACATTCTTCCCTGTGGCATTTTAGGCATACCGCGCATCATTTTAGCAGCGGCCGCAGGGTTAGAAAACTGTTTCATCACTTTACGCATATCCTCAAACTGTTTGATCAGTTTAGTCACTTCCTCTATTTTATTTCCAGAACCTTTAGCGATACGTAAACGTCTGCTTTGTTGGATACTGTCTGGATTTTCACGTTCATATTTCGTCATTGACTGAATAATTGCTTCCACATTTTTGAAAGCGTCATCTTCAATCTCTACGTTTTTCATCATTTTACTTACCCCTGGAATCATGCCCATCAAGTCTTTCATGTTACCCATTTTCTTGATCTGCTGAATCTGGTTGTAGAAATCGTTGAAGTCAAACTTATTCTTACGGATTTTCTTTTGAAGTTCTGCCGCTTCTTTCTCATCAAACTGCTCTTGTGCACGCTCAACAAGGGAAACAACGTCACCCATTCCCAAAATACGGGAAGCCATTCTGTCTGGATAGAAAACATCAAGTGCTTCCATTTTTTCACCAGTACCGACAAATTTAATCGGTTTGTTAACCACAGACTTAATAGATAAAGCCGCACCA from Pedobacter sp. WC2423 carries:
- a CDS encoding YifB family Mg chelatase-like AAA ATPase; the protein is MLIKTYGSAVFGVNALTITIEVSISSGNKYHIVGLPDNAVKESLKRIESAIQASGFKMPRQKIVVNLSPADIRKEGTSYDLPIAIGILAASGQLAGERVAKVVIAGELSLDGGIQPVKGALPIAIQAAEAGFQGFILPAENSREAAVVDNLLVYGMHHLKDLVAFFNATAIFQPVLVDAKSEFLKNVSLYEQDFSDVKGQESIKRALEIAAAGGHNVILIGPPGAGKTMLAKRLPTILPPLSMQEALETTKVYSVSGKLNAATSLMTERPFRNPHHSISDVALVGGGANPQPGEISMAHNGVLFLDELPEFKRSVLEVMRQPLEDRKVTISRARLSVEYPASFMLIAAMNPCPCGFYNHPDKECSCSPWIIQKYLSKISGPLMDRIDLHVEVTPVHFNELASLDPSEKSVVIRKRVINARLKQEIRFTAHAGLHYNAQMSPAQVRKLCKINEQGLDLVRKAMEKLGLSARAYDRILKVSRTIADLAGTKNIELEHLAEAIHFRSLDRDNWAG
- a CDS encoding S8 family peptidase; its protein translation is MNFKIKYALIIIIACNTAAKAQRLSVAEKKEIFHKYSSTVVDSKINGKNLLLVELSRPLTAAEIQELKPLRSFSLNHLIITENIAAKFSSLIISQTKANSLWKASDKLARQYEQYSTQNKQFTVRISINPQALTLPAPLQALKSYTFDQKNHVITAGIQMSELMQLLQLEEVLFADIYQTAKDETVINDMDLSGNEISAVHLRYPAIDGKGITLSIKEQMFVKEDIDLAGNVVAAPSTAPVVDDHATQMATLAVGRGNTFIRGLGAAPFASLTASDYRKNNNDLMPDDLKELNQYKVNVQNHSYGVGIDNFYGMQAVAYDQQVFEADTIVHVFSAGNSGLITAVDGIYKNIPNTAQLTGNFKTAKNVLVIGGINQENISESQSSKGPAYDGRVKPELVALGQDGTSGAAALTSGSVALFQQEYKSLYGKQPSAATVKSILVNSADDIGTPQVDFATGFGKLNTLQAIQTIIDKRFQTGVVSDQQDFTFPLQVATDQQELKVTLAWLDPAAPVNSVQSIVNHLDLSVESPAGTVILPWILNTYPSADSLLLPAKRGIDNLNTVQQVSLTNVPAGTYTIHVKGRTVTQGKQNFSIAYQWKTKNDFSWTFPLKDAAIFAAESNYIRWSSTLSGQLGKLSVSYDNGANWTVLSSNIDLGSAFFKWAAPNLFTRAVFKMEAAGKEFLSGSFVISMPEKLQVGYSCNEKILFHWPAQPQAIGYTLYNLKNNVLTPIQQLTDTIAIVDKSAIASNYFTVAANGTNFSGLKSYTVDYTTQGVACYVRTFLANIVDDAGKLDLTVGTTYNLKSIIWEKQTSPGIFAPLTETVVNSGLLNYSQTDQNLVRGVQFYRVTLVTNDGLKIPSDILPLNFLKENDFAAFPNPVTDFLSILSGDFDPYTLTLYNLSGQKIFLKEANGLYQFDLTALSTGLYIGTISRNGNTLKKIKIIKR
- a CDS encoding M57 family metalloprotease; its protein translation is MKKFNLMSLAVAGMLTLCVFGCQKKEAATTADTKQDEISATVKSQISSLGFSTENARKVEGGYLVEGDILLSEANLTEKAESTHLSVASTEQYRTTNLVKALPRVITISVTNLPTVYSNAVNAMITRYNNLGLRFTFQRAAAGTTGQINVVGFNEGPSGGFITLGSSGFPTASGNPYSEIKMNTNAAAYGANPNLLYLTSVLQHEVGHCIGFRHTDYSNRAYSCGGTAVNEGASGVGAILIPGTPSGPDAASFMLACSNGGDRTFNANDIKAINYLYK